The sequence below is a genomic window from Dermacentor albipictus isolate Rhodes 1998 colony chromosome 2, USDA_Dalb.pri_finalv2, whole genome shotgun sequence.
GGTGTGAAACTGCAAATATGGCAATTCTATTCGGAAGCCCCTGTAACTTCGTGCTACCATCGGTTGGATGACGATTTTCCGTTTCGTGTACTGCCCATGATAAATAATAATGAACAATCAAAAATAGAACCATTAGTCTAAAGGAAAATAAAGGACAGTTTACAAGCACCACACACTAGCTGTTAAATAAATCCATGGCAACCACCACCTACAGCCAAGAGTTCATCTCATGAAAATCAATTCATTTGTTTGCCAGCAGAAACAGCCATTACAGGAGATTAAAGCGTGGAAAGTTACATGGCAGTCGGCAGCTTCTGGTGGTATATACAAGTGACACAAAGAGTAAACAGAATGTGACAGCACAAGGCAACTGCGTTTACGTGTAACCTGCTGGGAAAACCGGTAACCATGGCAAGATGGTATGGAGCATGTGAGTGCTACTACCAATGACATGAGCTCGTCACACTTACTTTCTACCACGTCACGGATAAATGTCATGCTCCAATTACTCTTTCTGCCACCCGTGTGCCACCATGTACGCCGCTAGTGGCGTGATGAAAATCTCTACATTTCTTACGTACGCTAGGACTCTCCTATTCATGATGCTACTGTACTATCGATGTTTCATGCTATCAGTGAGTGCCACGTACCATCATTATGATGATCTCCGACAAACGGAGGCTGGATGGAGGAAGAGATGCACTCTGGAAATTCTTCTGCACATCCTCCAATACTCCGGtgaagaaatgcagaaagaaTTATCGACTCGGCAATCTATCGGCTTAGTGAAAATTAAACTCCAAAAAATTCACGGTTTGGAAAGTTTGCAGTGCATATCACGTACAATACAACGGCTTGTGTcacaaaaacaaaatagaaagaaACAATAATAGAGAGCGTACGGTGAACAGAAGGTGTCATCATATTAAGGGAATATAATTTAAAAACAAGGAGCTTCTGAACACTGTAGCGCAGCAGCTTCAGATATCAACGCTATATCACAGACAGCTGAGAGATTGTCCCTTATCCTGTCATTTTGCTTAAACAAGCTCGTAAGGCGGCCAAGAAAATTCTAGTAAAGAGTGTGGGGATAAAATTAGCTTCAGTGCAGCCTTGATGGCCATGTGCGTGTTATTACCTTTGACTGTGGCAGATTATGAGTTACAAACTACCAAGGATCTGTCCTGGAGCACTCACGTCTGTTTAAAAAATGGAAAATAACCCACAAGTACAATTTGACTCCTTagtagggatgtgcgaatattcgaaactttcaaataacaaaCTGAAGAGTGCCCGATTTGACTCtctcttcgaatcgaatagtaaCTGTTCATAGATGCGAATATTTTTTAAATACTTTTCAAATGTTTCAAGACATGAACTGCACCTAAATATACATAAAATTGGATCAAAGGTATGGTAATTTGGACATGGTATGGTAGtttggacataaaacatgagagcttgtgtagtggagcaggctatgtCACTTATGTAGCCATACTTTGCAGGCTGTAAAGTGATAATTTGCACtttctgaagagccctgtgcatgcgacGAAAGTACTTGTGTGCTTccaatgctccatttgtgcttctAATAAATTTTGCTTCATGTAGCATATtatgcaatgacagaaacttgtcAACCTTAAGAATACTGGTATGTGAACATACCTTTATTATTAATTGTGATAACAGCTATTCATTATTCAAGAAGTATTTAATGTTTGATTAGATTCGATTCATTTCAGACACtattttattcgtattcgatttggTCTCGAAAATCCCTAGTCGCACTGCCCTACTCCTTGGCACTAGCAATGAGCCTCCCATCAGTAATATCAGCAAGGGACTGTAACCGGGGAAATTCCTTCACAGAATGCTAGCCAAAAGAGTGCTGCAATCTTTAGTGCAAGCAGCTGAATCAGGTAGTCTTTCTCTTAGCAAATCAATTTAGTGTGAATAAGCAATCACGCTGAAGGAATGATAATCTCCTGTTTCGACATACATGGATATACAATGAAACCAGCCATGAGGCAATTTATGTATATGCAGGGCAGATTCTACACTAACATCACGTGGCTGCACCTCGGTAATTCTATCCTGAACCGGAAAATATGACACATAAAAGAGTACTCTTATGCTACGATAGTGAAACTGGGTCCAACTTGTGAACAAATGTTCTGCTACTTGCAGATATCAAAAAGCTTTCTAGTTTAACAGCCACAAGTCTTCTCATGATTCCAACTTGTACAATACACATCATACTTTTGATTGTAAAACAtcacaatggaaaaaaaaaaaaacaaggccaTTAACCTATAAGCACATAGGTACACTTTACTTTGCTGGTGATCATACAGGGAATAAAAATTACCAAAGCAGGCCCGGATCGTGACCATCACACATTTGCAATAAGTCAGGCTTATAAACTGCTACAACAACAAGTAAAATGTCTTTCAACTTAGCAAGTTAATTGATGAGAACACTGTACACTGTCAACATGTAACATCATTATAGTAACGCCTAGTTTTTACAATTGCAGCATTTCATTTTGCATCTCTACCAGCCGTGTGTGGATGTGGAGCTGCAACCGCAAACCACAACCTGCACGTACATGTCCCCTGGGTACTTAAAGTGCAACTGCTTTACTTGGCACAACTCGTTCTCAACCTCGTCATATTTGCATGGTCAACGCAATAGAAACTGTGTCAATGTAAGCATTTGTGCACAAATCAAGTGctaaaggaaaaaaggaaaaggctGGGCCTTACTACTAACAGAACTGCACTGATCTCAATCAGCCTCtttcaatagaaaaaaaaaaaagacacaaacaGTGCATATGATACGAAATGCTATAACAACGTGCAGTTCGAGTTTAGCCTTACTGCAGTGCATAAAGTTGTCGCATACAAGATAGGCATTCACGGAGGGACATCACCTCCTTGCAGCTCTCCACGCGAGCTGGTGCAACAATGGGGCGACACTAGCTCTGCACCAGTGATGATAGCAAAAATACATCAAACCACCTCTGTGGACCTTCAGGCAGCCTTGTGAAGATTGCAACATGCCCACTGCAATCCCTCACTATGAGACGGAATTCAATGATGACGAGTGTTGAAAACGAAACTCTGAATATCGCAGCAGCTGACCTCACGTCTGTGCCTCTTGACAGCTGCTACTGGACTGTCGGCAGATGAGCTCACCGTACTTGATGCGCTGGCCTTCCTTGAGCTCAAGCGAGAAGTCCCGTGGTGCCTCAAAGATGAGCACAATGGTAGATCCCAGATTGAACTCGCCGAAGGGTTCGCCCTTCTCAACGCTGATGCCCTCAGAGTTGTGGTTGGACTGGAAGCATTGGTCATTGAAGTTGTGCTTCTTGTACTTTCGCCGGTTGGTCACAAGGTTCTGTTGAGGCCATCAAAGAAACGCAAGAAGCAAAGATTTGGAGTCTGGTTACAAACAAACAAATGGTTCAGGTAGTGAGAACATGTGTTGGGAAATCATGGACCACACGCAACAATATAAAATTTAGCTCCAGCACAGCATGGTTTCCAAGCAAATGCCAGACTTTTAGTTGTAAGTATGAGAAAAGCTAGTCTAGATGAAAAGAATATATTGCAGCTATGAACAGAAGCGCTATCCAAGatgatataaagaaaacgaacagGAATCCTGACATAATGTGTTTATCAGCATAAAGAAGGGGCTCCTAACAACCCACAACAATATTTTCCTATCTGCGTCATTGTTTCATGTATTCGAAACACCGCAGTTTAAATGCCACAGAAGGGCTCCCTCACAAGTATCGCACGAATTTTAGGGTTACTATATACTGCTTGAACATAAGAGTGTCTTGAAAAAGCTTATCAGGACCTTCAGCAAAATCATACTATATGCTATGCATGTACCATATGCACTTTATGCAATGTGAGTGCATGGGTGCAAGCTTGGACACAAAGACAAGCCAAATTTTAGCATGATTATAAAGAGACCTGCAACAATCAAGTACCCTGAGGAGAAACAATTCCTTCCCTAGTATGCAACTTACATTATCAAAGTAGACCTTGATGGAGCCAACGTTGGTAGCACCAACAGCAGTCATACTAAAGAATCCATGTCGCCACCGGCCCATATAGACTACACGCTCATTCATATTGAACAGGCCAGCTATCCAGTTGACGACACCTGGTCGCACACTCAGAAGGGTACCTGAAATATTACCAGAGCACAGTTTTATTTACCCTTCAACCTGGAAAAGCTGATACACGCGTCGTCCCAAGCCTGTGTTTTTAAATGTTGTGACAGTTTACATGCTGATAACACGTGCATCTACAGAGATTTGAAATAAAAAGGCACAACCTCCGAGAGAGATTGACTCGACTACCACATCAATTGCCAGTGCTCATCTCTGAATTTGAGAACACTAAATTCAACACGCACATTCCATTCATCATGTTAAGCAGTTCAGATAGCTCAACTCCTAAAAGAAGGTGAGAACACCTTTGGTGAGAACACCAAAATGTAAGCCCACTTTTGTTGGGCACCTAATAACAAGAGTGAAGCTCATGTAGGAAGATGTTGTTTTGCAAGGCAACCATTTATACATAAACCATTaagctgcatgcagcatcgtcTTGTCACACACACTTCACTCAATTAAAGAGTTGCAAGAAACAGCAGCACTCATTTATGCTTTCAAAACAACTGTGACACCAATAGTGATAACCAATAGCAAGCACCCAACCTGTAAAACCAAAATCACAAAATGTACTACAAAGAGCAAAAAGAACCCACTCTTTCACTCTAAAAAtgattacaccctttggggtgtatcttgtcCTCAAACAATAGTAATCTGTTTTCTTTGCATTTCCTTCTATGAAAACTTTgtgcttgctactttcctgtcaagaatgctatgtcatgctgataatgcacaTGCTGTTCGTGAACTGCAAATACCAAACATGCAGTGTGAAAAAAGGAAAGGCCTGCAAGACAGATGATTACAGTTTGGGGACCAGGTAAGCCTCAATGGGCGTAATAGCAAAGTAAAACTACACTCTTCAGAAGATGTTTCGTTCGTGCGACTCCTTTAAGCTGTAAAACACTTCGATGTTCATCAGGGTTTATCTTAACCCAAAATATTCCCATCTACCttgtgtgaattttctttacTTCAACAACCTAGTGCCAGCTGGTTTTTGTGGTGGGAAATGCTATGTCATGCCAAGATGTGCATGGCATTGCCAATAGGAAAGTACCAAATATGCATTTGATTGATGGTAATTACTGTTGCAGGACTAAATAAGCTTGAAATGGTGTAAAACTTTTATAGGGTAGAGTTATTTTCACCTTGTAGGGTTCATTTCAGTTGTAGAGTATAACTTTATAAGTGCACAGGTGTAACAACAGCATGGTACAGCCTAAGGGCAGTCACAGGTGCATTTGAGAGCATCAGCAACCATTTGGGAATCAACGAACCTGGGAAATGCCTCCGGTGTTGCACCTCCCACTGCACAGGGGAGTGGAAACGGTGATAGTCACCAGGGGCCAGGTACACCACGCAGTGATACAGATCGGTGTCTTTCTGCTGCAGAAGTTTCTGGTGGTATTCCTCCTCACCCTGCAACATAGGCGAAAGCATTTCAGCAAAGAACACCACTCATGACTGATCGACATCAATGCATTCAAAAGGCAAAACTAAGCTAGTTCTTGTAGAACAATACTATGGGAATGTTCTCAACAGAAAGTTTCAAGGAGGAAGCAGGATTCAGCTTGGTGTCAGAGTCACCAGATGAAATAGTGCATTTGAATTTGGCTATTTACAGACAAGTGTGCCACTTATTCAGAGTTGTTCTGAGAGGACCATACAGTTGGAGATGCTCCGGTTCATATAGTCATTGAGGTTGACATCCACCTGAATGTAACACAAAGCTGTACCAACCAATTTTAACATTCAAGACTGTAGCAATTGATCAATCAGGTGTCCACACACCATCACAGCAAGCGTCCTTTAAGATGAACATGAAAGGACCTCAGAAACCTAGCACAGGTGTTGTTACCTCAACGAATCttaatcttgaaaaaaaaaaagggggagggggtttATGTGCCAAATCCAAGATTTTATTATGAGgaatgccgtagtgggagactccagaataATATGCACCAccaggagttctttaatgtgcacctaaacctaagtacatgggtgttatcgcattttgcccccatcgaaatgcggctgctgtagccgggattcgatcccgcgaccttgtgctcagcagccaaacaccaagATGTTGATCTCAGCAGAAGTGCACTGCATCTATGGGAAACCAGACAAAGGTCGCCCAACAATCGGCTCAGCATAGCAGAGGATCTGGCTTAAGAGTCTTGGTCACAAGTCATAACAGCAGGTTAAAATATTTTTCTGATGTGACTGATAAGCAAATTCCAACAGGAGTAATTTCTCCAGAGACAAAAGATTTGCAAAGCAACAGCGCTACCTATCATGTCAAGCAAGGTGGGCCAGGTAAATAAAAACACACATAGGACGAAGAAGGAGCTAACAAAAGATGTGACTATTGTGACTATCACTATATGTGACTATAATACATATGTGAAAGGGTGAGACTGACAGAAAGACTGAGGAGAGAGGGAGTGGGTGTGAAGACATGCAAAGAGGACTGTTCACTAACACAGTATGAGGCAACCATAAAAAGGAGACAGATAACAAAACCAAGCAAAGCATAGGTAAAAATAACtgtattacagtaaaacctcgttaaaccgtacccgcttaaatagtagtttcggtttaaaagtagtaaagtcaattccccgactcagcggccattgaacataatgtattttgtatccgcataaaccgtaccagctcattgcgtacgcatcggttaaaacgtagcgtttccacctTTCGTcgttgttgcctctgttgttgccgaagtgtcgactagcgacagtgatgaggacgacatggaaagcgacagcacgggcgattcaggcccgacagtggcagaagctgcgcgttacgtcagcctcgtgaatgcaatcgtcgcaacgagaacaggggcgcgataacgtaactattccaaacgaaaagttttccaaactccggcacccggcaatgaaaaaggcgtgCGAGTGTGTGCCGAGAgcaggggggctggctgagaagctggcacgcagcttgagtaagtttgaggctgctgtcgtcgtgctaggccgccgcggcatcaaacgaaaataacttatgtcgcgcgaagtgaataaatactgcatgtttttcccctttcatcgcactctctctgagttccgttttcgacaggtaagtgggcgatctcatgctatttcggttaaacagcactaccgtttagtacgtactttttccgagctccggccgactacggtttaacgaggtttcactgtactatgATTTCTTCGGCTTAACAGTCTTTTGGCTTTTTATCGCCGTTATTAAATATTGAGCTACCACCCACTGCTCCCATTCTTCTTGCTCACAGCAGGAGGCAGTAATAGATCAGAATGAGCTGGTCAACTTACATTAGTGTGTAGACAGTGCGGGTCCCACGGATGAGGCCCAAGGAACCTTGGTAGTGAATAGGTGATGCCTTTCACCTGCTCCGCAAAACCTTTCTCTATGCGACCAAAATGCAGCACAGTGCCGTCTGCTGGGCTCACCTGGAAACAACCGTGGCAACGCAATGTTTGACAAAAGAGTAATCGCAAGTAGTCTACCTACAACGTGCATGGCCTGTTTGTACGAAATATTTCATTGCATGAGTGAAAGCTTGACTCATAATTAAAATCTCACTGCAGTCGGGTACAAATTtggaaaaaagggggcgttttcTCCTCCAAGGCagatgcacacgagcctccaccaatgggtgcgcactctATACTGATGCCACGAGCCGGATGGCCGGTGACCCCGCcaatggagaagatggccgcccgccgCCTGCAGTCGCATAAGTCGTGTGCGTCTGCCCCTCATCATAGTGAATTCCCACACTGTTTGTGgttggtatatcataccgggcatATTACTGCGAGCCTAGGATGCGCCATTTGTGCAGcatgcgtttattctgagccgggATCCGGCAACAaaagattgcagcgagcatcACTGACGGTACGCTACGCGAATTGGCGAGACTGCAGGCTTGCAAAGAAGGtgaaaagggagaaagaaaaaaccTATCACATTCTTGAAGATAGgtttgtgaaaaaagaaaaatgtatatatatataaatcttaTGCTATataaaaccaagagtatttatttaaaacaatgAATGAAATATTTTAGTACCTTTCCTGCCTCAATCTTCTTCTCGCCCCAGTTTCGTAATAGTAGTTTCGATAAATGCATTGCTTTTTTTCTAAGTACTTGTTAAATAGCAACTCATTCATTTTAAGCTCTGAAAGCGAACAagaaatgtgccgtgtacatgtaaaccagtGCAAAAGCCATTTAGAGCGCTGCTCTTTCTATTTTTGTCCCTTGCAATGAAACTAAAAAGCAGATAACttgcagcgttgtagaaggcatggGGCTATTTTGTTCTtgcgatctggcatgtgctgtagcattccAGTCACGAGAGTTCTACCAAGCCAGTCACCAAAAC
It includes:
- the Pisd gene encoding phosphatidylserine decarboxylase proenzyme, mitochondrial isoform X1 — protein: MWLSHQSLPLLLLTTQRSGGPWLGRHKDACHAPASPFFSSPWLCALPSASLPNCSGRTRHMASHGGESSPRRAWERSSSPVGASRYLRSLRWMPIPLGIGFACLAYLRSLRSRNAGDDSTPQPVASGLQVSFYRMLPLRMASRWWGWANDIELPVWLRAPVLGLFAWVVGCDVHEAEVEDLRQYRNLGEFFRRSLKPGLRPLCPGDCVVSPADGTVLHFGRIEKGFAEQVKGITYSLPRFLGPHPWDPHCLHTNGEEEYHQKLLQQKDTDLYHCVVYLAPGDYHRFHSPVQWEVQHRRHFPGTLLSVRPGVVNWIAGLFNMNERVVYMGRWRHGFFSMTAVGATNVGSIKVYFDNNLVTNRRKYKKHNFNDQCFQSNHNSEGISVEKGEPFGEFNLGSTIVLIFEAPRDFSLELKEGQRIKYGELICRQSSSSCQEAQT
- the Pisd gene encoding phosphatidylserine decarboxylase proenzyme, mitochondrial isoform X2, with the translated sequence MLVGQALVELFRIIAVTGLLISKQSFRMVDRLPAKRSFLCSTVCLWLLLLLSQDGGESSPRRAWERSSSPVGASRYLRSLRWMPIPLGIGFACLAYLRSLRSRNAGDDSTPQPVASGLQVSFYRMLPLRMASRWWGWANDIELPVWLRAPVLGLFAWVVGCDVHEAEVEDLRQYRNLGEFFRRSLKPGLRPLCPGDCVVSPADGTVLHFGRIEKGFAEQVKGITYSLPRFLGPHPWDPHCLHTNGEEEYHQKLLQQKDTDLYHCVVYLAPGDYHRFHSPVQWEVQHRRHFPGTLLSVRPGVVNWIAGLFNMNERVVYMGRWRHGFFSMTAVGATNVGSIKVYFDNNLVTNRRKYKKHNFNDQCFQSNHNSEGISVEKGEPFGEFNLGSTIVLIFEAPRDFSLELKEGQRIKYGELICRQSSSSCQEAQT
- the Pisd gene encoding phosphatidylserine decarboxylase proenzyme, mitochondrial isoform X3, whose protein sequence is MPIPLGIGFACLAYLRSLRSRNAGDDSTPQPVASGLQVSFYRMLPLRMASRWWGWANDIELPVWLRAPVLGLFAWVVGCDVHEAEVEDLRQYRNLGEFFRRSLKPGLRPLCPGDCVVSPADGTVLHFGRIEKGFAEQVKGITYSLPRFLGPHPWDPHCLHTNGEEEYHQKLLQQKDTDLYHCVVYLAPGDYHRFHSPVQWEVQHRRHFPGTLLSVRPGVVNWIAGLFNMNERVVYMGRWRHGFFSMTAVGATNVGSIKVYFDNNLVTNRRKYKKHNFNDQCFQSNHNSEGISVEKGEPFGEFNLGSTIVLIFEAPRDFSLELKEGQRIKYGELICRQSSSSCQEAQT